In Dioscorea cayenensis subsp. rotundata cultivar TDr96_F1 chromosome 11, TDr96_F1_v2_PseudoChromosome.rev07_lg8_w22 25.fasta, whole genome shotgun sequence, a single genomic region encodes these proteins:
- the LOC120272077 gene encoding LOW QUALITY PROTEIN: nucleolar protein 10-like (The sequence of the model RefSeq protein was modified relative to this genomic sequence to represent the inferred CDS: deleted 2 bases in 2 codons), with the protein MASCGGKINSTSINCVKLYSISGHRSPASWLLPKKLKSLRKDQGYLQRVDLIQDLRFEIATTKIKVTLDGDYVVASGIYPPQVKVYELRELSLKFERHLVSEIIDFQVLSDDYSKIAFLCADHSVCLHAKYGSHYNLRIPRMGRDIAYDCWSCDLLCAASSPDLYRINLEQGRFLSSLSTQSPAINVVSRSALHGLVACGGEDGSVECFDMRKKTSIGRISAAAHSSDLDQEVTSLQFEDIHGYQMAVGSSTGKVLIYDLRMSDPVRIKDHMYLNSALDIKWHQTLNSAEPKMITTDCHVIRIWDPETGDNMTSIEPSTGAINDVCLFHESGLLLAALDCSQIPSYFIPALGPAPKWCSYLENLTEEMEEGSQMTIYDDYKFLTKEDIERLNLSHLIGSNLLRAYMHGFFIDYRLYKKAQALADPFAYDAYMEKRKQEKIEAERASRITIKKKLPKVNRLLAARLLENEEAKEAEQENVSEDITKKKKKNKGLSSEILQDERFKAMFEDKDFEIDERSTEYLSLHPLAKQAVKKHPSLIEEHFEPIMQDNEEGSSDSEGLATSDDDLKKDKNKEKKNSKRVRLYEVKDERHAEAFVNQVSLAKEDAVSLGERVAALQQHQSSTKHNVVRFGPGGSREISFVPRRGIKIQDDDEEPQDGKKRRGIHPLGLKPDKSEFLARIKHGGGGRGRGRGRGRGRGKGRR; encoded by the exons ATGGCGAGCTGTGGTGGGAAGATCAACTCCACCTCCATTAATTGTGTGAAACTCTACTCCATCTCTGGCCACCGTTCTCCGGCCTCATGGCTC CTCCCCAAAAAGCTCAAATCCCTTCGCAAAGACCAAG GTTATCTTCAAAGGGTCGATTTGATCCAAGATTTGAGGTTTGAGATTGCCACAACCAAAATTAAGGTGACTCTTGATGGAGATTATGTTGTTGCATCAG GTATATACCCTCCACAAGTTAAAGTCTATGAATTGAGG GAACTGTCGTTAAAGTTTGAAAGACACCTAGTTTCAGAAATTATTGATTTTCAG GTGCTGTCTGATGATTATTCCAAGATTGCTTTTCTATGCGCTGATCACTCTGTATGCCTACATGCTAAATATGGAAGCCACTACAACTTACGAATTCCAAG GATGGGAAGGGATATTGCATATGACTGTTGGTCCTGTGACTTGCTTTGTGCGGCTTCCTCTCCTGATCTGTATAGAATCAATTTGGAACAG GGACGTTTTCTATCATCACTCAGCACTCAATCACCTGCTATAAATGTGGTTTCAAGAAG TGCATTGCATGGTCTTGTTGCTTGTGGTGGTGAAGATGGATCTGTGGAATGTTTTGATATGAGAAAGAAAACTTCTATTGGACGGATTAGTGCTGCTGCTCATTCTAGTGATCTTGACCAG GAGGTTACTTCACTGCAGTTTGAGGATATTCATGGTTACCAGATGGCTGTTGGGAGTAGCACTGGAAAG GTATTAATATATGACCTGCGTATGTCTGATCCTGTTCGGATCAAGGATCACATGTA CTTAAATTCTGCATTGGATATTAAGTGGCATCAAACGCTTAATTCTGCAGAACCAAAAATGATCACTACAGATTGCCATGTTATCAGGATTTGGGATCCTGAAACG GGAGATAATATGACCAGCATTGAGCCAAGTACAGGAGCAATCAATGATGTATGTTTGTTCCACGAAAGCGGCTTGCTGTTAGCTGCTTTGGACTGCAGCCAGATACCATCTTATTTCATACCTGCTTTAGGACCTGCCCCCAAGTGGTGCTCCTACCTTGAAAACTTAACG GAAGAAATGGAAGAAGGATCGCAGATGACCATATATGATGACTACAAGTTCTTAACTAAAGAGGATATTGAACGGTTGAATTTGTCACATTTGATAGGAAGCAACCTCTTGAGAGCCTATATGCATGGGTTCTTTATAGACTACAGGCTATATAAAAAG GCTCAAGCATTGGCTGATCCTTTTGCATATGATGCCTACATGGAAAAGAGAAAGCAGGAGAAGATAGAAGCTGAACGTGCTTCTCGTATTACT ATCAAAAAGAAATTACCTAAAGTTAACAGGCTTCTTGCAGCCCGCCTGCTTGAAAATGAAGAAGCCAAAGAAGCTGAACAAGAAAATGTTAGTGAAGATatcacaaagaagaaaaagaaaaacaaagggtTAAGCAGTGAGATCTTGCAGGATGAACGTTTTAAGGCAATGTTCGAGGATAAG GACTTTGAAATAGATGAGCGGTCAACTGAGTATCTCTCCCTGCATCCTCTAGCAAAGCAAGCTGTCAAGAAGCACCCATCTTTGATCGAGGAACACTTTGAGCCCATCATGCAGGACAATGAAGAAGGAAGCAGTGATTCTGAAGGTTTGGCAACCTCAGATGATGATCTTAAGAAAgataagaataaagaaaagaagaattcCAAGCGTGTGAG GTTGTACGAAGTCAAGGATGAGCGCCATGCTGAAGCATTCGTGAACCAAGTATCCCTTGCGAAAGAGGATGCCGTCTCACTTGGTGAGAGGGTAGCCGCTCTCCAGCAGCACCAATCTTCTACCAAGCATAATGTGGTGAGATTTGGACCTGGTGGTTCTCGGGAAATATCGTTTGTACCAAGGAGAGGCATAAAGATACAAGATGACGATGAGGAGCCTCAAGATGGAAAAAAACGACGGGGCATACATCCGCTCGGCTTGAAGCCAGACAAATCAGAGTTCCTTGCTAGGATAAAGCATGGAGGTGGAGGTAGAGGTAGGGGTAGAGGCCGAGGAAGAGGCAGGGGTAAGGGTCGCCGGTAA
- the LOC120272258 gene encoding protein ROOT PRIMORDIUM DEFECTIVE 1-like, with protein sequence MPSPAILRPWTTAMNARSFSQSTSIPKKLQRVRDHAFDDHMEIQKKVRRALKLQEFILSHPSHSLPVSRLDALARRHAAFAPHESGSFLLRHPHVFHVFEHPVQRVLWTRLTPRAISQLRSESSALVSALPSTVLRLRKLLLLSSPRRRLRLEHVRLSHRDLALPEDFEFSVVLANPQFFRLVSPPGSDESRLKYIESVPAPDDPDLTVCAIERARELEYRSRGGDAEDLRFSFTINFPPGFKIGKYYRIAVWKWQRLPYWSPYEDVSGYDLRSLEAQKRMEKRAVAMIHEFLSLTVEKKTTLERIAQFREAMGLPKKLKEFLLRHQGIFYVSTRGNQGKLHTVFLREAYRKGELIEPHELYLARRKLGELLLMSPKKANFDRMLTSMGRGDGFSSGGNGRRELFGDDNGDADEDDKGSESDSGVESEFVE encoded by the coding sequence ATGCCGTCGCCGGCGATCCTCCGGCCATGGACGACCGCCATGAACGCCCGCTCCTTCTCTCAATCAACCTCAATTCCGAAGAAGCTCCAGCGCGTCCGCGATCACGCCTTCGACGACCACATGGAGATCCAGAAGAAGGTCCGCCGCGCTCTCAAGCTCCAAGAGTTCATCCTCTCCCACCCCTCCCACTCCCTCCCCGTCTCCCGCCTTGACGCCCTTGCCCGCCGCCACGCCGCCTTCGCCCCCCACGAATCCGGCTCCTTCCTCCTCCGCCACCCCCACGTCTTCCATGTCTTCGAGCACCCCGTCCAGCGCGTCCTCTGGACGCGCCTCACTCCCCGCGCCATCTCCCAGCTCCGATCCGAGTCCTCCGCTCTTGTTTCCGCACTTCCTTCCACCGTTCTCCGCCTCCGCAAGCTTCTCCTCCTCTCCTCCCCTCGCCGCCGCCTCCGGCTCGAGCACGTCCGCCTTTCCCACCGCGATCTCGCCCTCCCGGAAGACTTCGAGTTCTCTGTCGTCCTCGCCAACCCTCAATTCTTTCGCCTTGTTTCTCCTCCCGGGTCCGACGAATCCCGTCTTAAATACATTGAATCCGTCCCCGCCCCCGACGATCCCGACCTCACTGTCTGCGCCATTGAGCGTGCCAGGGAGCTTGAGTACCGCTCGCGCGGCGGCGATGCCGAGGACCTCCGCTTCTCCTTCACAATCAATTTCCCCCCGGGCTTCAAGATCGGAAAGTATTACCGGATTGCCGTCTGGAAGTGGCAGCGGCTGCCTTATTGGTCCCCTTATGAGGACGTCTCTGGTTATGATCTCAGGTCGCTAGAGGCGCAGAAGAGGATGGAGAAGCGAGCGGTGGCAATGATACATGAGTTTCTATCGCTTACTGTGGAGAAGAAGACGACGTTGGAGAGGATCGCTCAGTTCAGAGAGGCAATGGGGCTGCCGAAGAAGCTTAAGGAGTTCTTGTTGCGGCATCAGGGGATTTTCTATGTATCAACGAGAGGGAACCAGGGGAAGCTTCACACTGTGTTCCTGAGGGAGGCTTACAGGAAGGGGGAGTTGATAGAACCTCATGAGTTATATCTTGCAAGAAGAAAGCTTGGAGAGCTGCTGCTGATGAGCCCCAAGAAGGCAAATTTTGACAGGATGTTGACGAGCATGGGGAGAGGGGATGGATTTAGTAGTGGTGGCAATGGTAGGAGAGAGTTATTTGGGGATGACAATGGTGATGCAGATGAAGATGATAAGGGTAGTGAATCTGATTCTGGGGTTGAGTCTGAGTTCGTTGAATGA